A window from Purpureocillium takamizusanense chromosome 3, complete sequence encodes these proteins:
- a CDS encoding uncharacterized protein (COG:S~TransMembrane:12 (i60-81o101-120i127-146o152-177i184-208o247-269i361-382o402-423i435-454o460-478i490-509o529-548i)~EggNog:ENOG503NUH8), which yields MSTAPKRDDSPGDVPSPPHMEEYAQPNVDAADLDGLSLYEKKCVLVNREIDAQGMGRSQWYIWILCGFGYFLDLLWAQAFGLVLSPLQQEMGFGDGQSGNISTSFNAGLTAGAFFWGFMSDIVGRRWAFNLTCLFSCVFGLCLGASNNYTTFLVITAFVGFGVGGNIPVDSAIVLEFVPHNRRFLLACLSVFQPLGVVVCSAIAFGFIPTYSCSPNFSEKNPLPSCRTAESPGTPCCSRSDNMGWRYLLYTLGGLSLLVFFLRFFVFTFRETPKYSIYKGHDAKAIETMQHMAKVNKKQCRLTVEDLEALAKNHEANHSDTSSGLLLSGSDGERSSKRSGKLRKELDRYKMLFDGFQMTRLTILTWLTYILDFWGFTVAGFYLPRILALKNGAASASLKFTYAAYIYTYAPGILGVLLGAYVCRIPAIGRKWTMVISSGLMGASIFLLSTVDTVAKNEGLFTLEYFFQSMFNAVLYGWTPEAFPAPVRGTACGVASFWGRLFGIVSPLIAQHLYGQTDGSGGDGNINSVLYLAGGATLGCVLTTALLPSHLMETQDERS from the exons ATGTCGACGGCACCCAAGCGGGATGACTCGCCTGGCGACGTTCCCTCTCCGCCTCACATGGAGGAATATGCCCAACCGAATGTCGATGCCGCAGACCTAGACGGGCTTTCGCTGTACGAGAAGAAATGCGTCCTCGTCAACCGAGAGATCGATGCCCAGGGCATGGGAAGATCCCAATGGTACATTTGGATCCTGTGCGGGTTCGGATACTTCCTCGACCTTCTCTGGGCGCAGGCGTTTGGCCTCGTCCTGAgcccgctgcagcaggagaTGGGTTTCGGTGATGGCCAGTCTGGCAACATTTCCACCAGCTTCAATGCCGGTCTTACCGCCGGTGCCTTTTTCTGGGGGTTCATGTCGGACATTGTTG GTCGTCGTTGGGCATTCAATCTGACCTGCCTGTTCTCCTGCGTCTTCGGTCTCTGTCTCGGCGCCTCCAACAATTACACGACGTTTCTCGTCATCACCGCCTTTGTCGGCTTTGGTGTCGGCGGGAACATTCCCGTCGACAGtgccatcgtcctcgagtTTGTTCCACAC AATCGCCGCTTCCTGCTAGCGTGTTTGTCCGTCTTCCagccgctcggcgtcgtcgtgtgCAGCGCCATTGCCTTTGGGTTCATTCCGACATACTCGTGCTCGCCCAACTTCTCCGAAAAGAACCCGCTCCCTTCCTGTCGCACCGCCGAGTCCCCCGGGACGCCGTGTTGCTCTCGATCGGACAACATGGGATGGCGATATCTACTCTACACGCTAGGAGGGCTGTCGCTCCTCGTATTCTTCCTGcgcttcttcgtcttcacGTTCAGAGAAACACCAAAGTACTCCATCTACAAGGGACACGATGCGAAGGCGATTGAGACAATGCAGCACATGGCCAAAGTCAACAAGAAACAATGCCGCTTGACGGTCGAGGACCTGGAGGCCCTGGCGAAGAACCACGAAGCCAACCACAGCGATACAAGctctgggctgctgctgtctggGTCGGATGGCGAGCGCTCGTCCAAACGCTCGGGcaagctgcgcaaggagcTCGACAGATACAAGATGTTGTTTGACGGGTTCCAGATGACGCGCCTGACCATCTTGACGTGGCTCACGTACATCCTCGACTTTTGGGGATTCACGGTCGCAG GCTTCTACCTCCCTCGGATTCTAGCCCTCAAGAACGGGGCCGCTTCAGCCAGCCTCAAGTTCACGTACGCGGCGTACATATACACCTACGCACcgggcatcctcggcgtcctgctGGGCGCCTACGTCTGCCGCATCCCCGCCATCGGGCGCAAGTGGACCATGGTCATCTCATCGGGTCTCATGGGCGCGTCCATCTTCTTGCTCTCGACCGTCGACACCGTGGCCAAGAACGAGGGGCTCTTCACCTTGGAGTACTTCTTCCAGTCCATGTTCAACGCCGTGCTGTACGGGTGGACGCCCGAGGCATTCCCCGCGCCGGTCCGGGGGACGGCCTGCGGGGTGGCCAGCTTCTGGGGCCGGCTCTTTGGTATCGTGAGCCCGCTCATCGCGCAGCATCTCTACGGTCAGACGGACGGGTctggtggcgacggcaacaTCAACAGCGTGTTGTacctggcgggcggcgcgacgctgGGATGTGTGCTCACCACGGCACTGCTTCCGAGCCATCTGATGGAGACGCAGGATGAACGCTCGTAG
- a CDS encoding uncharacterized protein (COG:S~EggNog:ENOG503P546), producing MAFCSVCDRYFRTESAYYQHTRASTAHMFDCHRCLRHFTSFGARRQHVRDSMHHHVCYTCDDEPDFPTAEGLHTHESVAHNECAICHRRFDTPSNLRSHRVVHWDDNVECFRCYRTFVTNSAMVLHLETGTCPSGATQGSVTSAALRGYQSAAYTRSYYRAYDDDADFQCPDCAKPCRFASALLQHAESGCCDVSLDEDSPLWDCLEEIKCSA from the exons ATGGCGTTTTGTTCCGTGTGCGACAGGTACTTCCGGACCGAGTCCGCCTACTACCAGCAcacgagggcgtcgacggcgcacATGTTCGACTGCCACCGCTGTCTTCGGCACTTCACGTCCTTTGGCGCACGGCGGCAACATGTGCGCGATTCGATGCATCACCACGTCTGCTACACGTGCGACGATGAACCCGACTTCCCCACTGCCGAGGGGCTGCACACACACGAGTCTGTCGCCCACAACGAGTGTGCCATCTGCCATCGCCGCTTCGATACGCCGTCGAATCTGCGTAGC CACCGCGTCGTGCATTGGGATGACAATGTCGAGTGCTTCCGCTGCTACCGTACATTTGTTACAAACTCTGCCATGGTTCTACATCTGGAGACGGGAACATGTCCTTCCGGAGCGACGCAAGGCTCCGTGACGAGTGCCGCGTTGCGCGGATACCAATCTGCGGCGTACACAAGATCCTACTACCGTGCCtatgacgacgacgcggatTTCCAGTGTCCGGACTGCGCGAAGCCTTGCCGCTTTGCGAGCGCGCTGCTTCAGCATGCTGAGAGTGGCTGTTGCGACGTTTCGCTCGATGAGGACAGTCCTCTATGGGATTGCCTTGAGGAAATCAAATGCTCCGCTTGA